A window of the Salvelinus sp. IW2-2015 linkage group LG3, ASM291031v2, whole genome shotgun sequence genome harbors these coding sequences:
- the LOC111953474 gene encoding cornifelin homolog B has product MSNKMVIQQPNHFVQAVTSNQWSSEICDCTQDMSSCCFAFWCFPCFSCVTAREAGECLCLPLLDGFGAIPPATMSMRVGMRQRYGIEGTMCNDCVYSFFCGPCTWCQMSREMKNRLQPITLINAHTR; this is encoded by the exons ATGTCAAATAAGATGGTAATTCAGCAGCCCAATCACTTTGTTCAGGCCGTCACATCAAACCAATGGAGCTCCGAAATCTGTGACTGCACCCAGGATATGTCttcgt GTTGCTTTGCGTTCTGGTGCTTCCCCTGTTTTTCATGTGTAACAGCGAGAGAGGCTGGGGagtgtctgtgtctgcctctgcTAGACGGTTTCGGCGCCATCCCCCCAGCCACCATGTCCATGAGGGTGGGCATGCGCCAGCGCTACGGCATCGAG GGCACCATGTGTAATGACTGTGTCTATTCCTTCTTCTGCGGGCCCTGCACCTGGTGTCAAATGTCACGAGAGATGAAGAACCGCCTCCAACCCATCACTCTCATCAATGCACACACAAGATAA